Proteins encoded in a region of the Stieleria neptunia genome:
- a CDS encoding efflux RND transporter periplasmic adaptor subunit, whose translation MPLTTESEYADDTEVSARKRGEEGLPHASARVGDQSGYDVVNSAASPHEFARPKRWDLFLLYNVAIPILLVLAGVLIFRTLGVAEAKPVPPPDTSPTAVLQSLPATRVERVRSLAETGQQLELVIDGTVVPFREARVASEVAGTVIEKSANCEAGSIVTQGEVLMRIDPQDYELEVERLKNQRDREYRAISENDQEIANTQRSIEIAREDVKLQQKEVDRQAALKTFASQAEVDKARSALLQANQQLVTWENQLDLLRSRRLRLEAAEQLAATQLRAAEVNLKRCTIVAPISGVIVSEQADVNSFVNRGATLVTIEDTEKVEVAASMRMDQLHWVLDQKRRSDQEPTGQSAGYDLPATEAIIEYEVAGREGTVHRWNGTLVSYDGIGIDPNTRTVPVRLLVDDPTHYIDEKGREKIADRTNALLRGMFVRVRLQLRPQSELVVIPAKALRPGNRVWKFHEDEAVLTEQVAAAKKAAQAAPSTVVATPATDANAPQPGDESEAPQDQPFDPAAWNAGLVRYSQTVFPIDSLRLRDARVLDPNLAPSLQSPDRVWVCEADTSDLAAGDYVVVSPLDSIPPEGLPARAEIQE comes from the coding sequence ATGCCACTGACGACAGAATCTGAATACGCCGATGATACCGAGGTGTCCGCCCGGAAGAGGGGCGAGGAAGGCTTGCCTCACGCGTCTGCCAGGGTCGGCGATCAAAGTGGCTACGACGTGGTCAACTCCGCCGCTTCGCCGCACGAATTCGCCAGACCCAAACGCTGGGACCTGTTCCTGCTGTACAACGTTGCGATCCCCATCCTGTTGGTGCTCGCCGGTGTTTTGATCTTTCGCACCCTGGGGGTTGCCGAAGCGAAACCGGTTCCCCCGCCGGACACGTCGCCGACCGCGGTGCTTCAATCGTTGCCGGCGACCCGCGTCGAACGTGTCCGCTCGCTCGCCGAAACCGGTCAACAACTCGAACTGGTGATCGACGGCACGGTCGTTCCCTTTCGCGAGGCACGTGTGGCATCGGAAGTCGCCGGGACGGTGATCGAAAAATCCGCCAACTGCGAAGCCGGATCGATCGTCACGCAAGGGGAAGTCCTGATGCGAATCGATCCGCAAGACTACGAGTTGGAAGTCGAGCGACTGAAGAACCAACGGGATCGCGAATACCGGGCGATCAGCGAAAACGATCAAGAGATTGCCAACACGCAACGTTCGATCGAGATCGCTCGCGAAGACGTGAAATTGCAACAGAAAGAAGTCGATCGTCAGGCGGCACTGAAAACGTTCGCCAGCCAAGCGGAAGTCGACAAAGCCCGAAGCGCGCTGCTGCAAGCCAATCAACAACTCGTCACGTGGGAAAACCAGCTCGACCTGCTGCGTTCGCGACGCCTGCGTCTCGAAGCCGCCGAACAACTCGCCGCGACACAGCTGCGGGCGGCCGAAGTCAATCTGAAACGCTGCACCATCGTCGCCCCGATCAGCGGCGTGATCGTCAGCGAGCAAGCCGACGTCAATTCCTTTGTCAATCGCGGCGCCACGCTGGTGACGATCGAGGACACGGAAAAAGTGGAAGTCGCCGCCAGCATGCGGATGGATCAACTGCACTGGGTGCTGGACCAGAAACGGCGATCGGATCAGGAACCGACCGGCCAATCGGCGGGATACGATTTGCCCGCGACCGAAGCGATCATCGAGTACGAAGTCGCGGGACGTGAGGGCACCGTGCATCGCTGGAACGGCACCCTGGTTTCCTACGACGGAATCGGGATCGATCCCAACACCCGCACCGTGCCGGTTCGTTTGCTGGTCGATGACCCGACGCATTACATCGACGAAAAAGGTCGCGAAAAAATCGCCGATCGTACCAATGCTCTGTTACGCGGCATGTTCGTCCGCGTGCGATTGCAACTGCGCCCCCAGTCCGAACTGGTCGTGATTCCCGCCAAAGCCCTTCGCCCCGGCAATCGCGTCTGGAAATTCCACGAAGACGAGGCGGTGCTGACCGAACAGGTTGCCGCGGCAAAGAAGGCGGCCCAAGCGGCTCCGTCGACGGTGGTTGCCACCCCGGCAACGGACGCTAACGCTCCACAACCCGGCGACGAATCGGAAGCACCGCAGGACCAGCCCTTCGACCCCGCCGCCTGGAACGCGGGCTTGGTCCGATACTCGCAAACCGTCTTTCCCATCGACTCGCTGCGGTTGCGAGACGCGCGGGTACTGGACCCGAATTTGGCCCCCTCGCTTCAGTCGCCCGATCGTGTTTGGGTTTGCGAAGCGGACACGTCGGACTTGGCGGCCGGCGACTATGTCGTGGTTTCCCCACTCGATTCGATTCCGCCAGAAGGGCTGCCCGCGCGAGCCGAGATTCAAGAATGA
- a CDS encoding flagellar biosynthesis anti-sigma factor FlgM translates to MRINPIGNSQPAQYKRLDSQSTAQQSETPSPTQASAPQSSAASTPIQLDSIRDLSQVLNQSADVRESVVEAVKLKIQSGEYLTKEAAVDTARSILDL, encoded by the coding sequence ATGAGAATCAACCCCATTGGAAATTCGCAGCCCGCTCAATACAAGCGGCTCGATTCCCAGTCGACGGCCCAGCAGAGTGAGACGCCATCGCCGACCCAGGCTTCGGCGCCTCAATCTTCGGCGGCCTCAACCCCGATTCAACTCGATTCGATCCGCGATTTATCACAGGTCCTCAATCAGTCAGCTGATGTGCGAGAGTCCGTGGTGGAAGCAGTCAAACTGAAAATACAAAGCGGCGAATACCTGACCAAAGAGGCTGCGGTCGATACGGCCAGGTCCATTCTCGACTTGTAA
- the larC gene encoding nickel pincer cofactor biosynthesis protein LarC, with product MTRFAYFDCFSGISGDMTLGALIDLGADAAAIQAAIRSMGLPDLSITTSDVKKCGFRAVSVQINHPPEHAHRHLHHITDMIDSAGEIDQAAKALAKRIFGHVAVAEAKVHGTTLEKVHFHEVGAIDSIADIVGAAVAITGLGITSAMASPVPTGTGSVKIDHGLVAVPAPATAEILCGIPIAPCSIAKELTTPTGAAILKELCTEFGPIPSMIVDSIGYGAGTMDLPDQANMLRVLLGHRHANESAGGHAHTHHDQVVVLETNLDDATGEQIADCANRLMDAGALDVTQTPCTMKKGRSGVVLSVMTRPDNIARLEELIFQHTPSIGIRRYVADRDTLPRQSITINTALGPVQAKSVTLPGGKKRVKVEDDDARRLADQHSLSTMEVRQLAEAGL from the coding sequence ATGACACGATTTGCTTACTTTGATTGCTTTAGCGGGATCAGCGGCGACATGACGCTGGGGGCCTTGATCGATTTGGGGGCCGATGCGGCGGCGATCCAGGCGGCGATTCGGTCGATGGGGTTGCCGGATCTGTCGATCACGACCAGCGACGTCAAAAAATGCGGGTTTCGTGCCGTTTCGGTTCAAATCAACCATCCTCCCGAGCACGCCCACCGGCACCTGCACCACATCACGGACATGATCGATTCGGCCGGCGAAATCGACCAGGCGGCCAAAGCGTTGGCCAAACGGATCTTCGGCCATGTCGCGGTCGCGGAAGCCAAGGTGCACGGAACGACGCTGGAAAAAGTCCATTTTCACGAGGTCGGGGCCATCGATTCGATCGCCGACATCGTCGGGGCCGCGGTGGCGATCACGGGTTTGGGCATCACTTCGGCGATGGCGTCGCCGGTTCCGACGGGAACCGGATCGGTCAAGATCGATCACGGGCTGGTGGCGGTCCCGGCCCCCGCGACGGCCGAAATCTTGTGCGGAATCCCGATCGCTCCCTGTTCGATCGCCAAAGAGTTGACCACGCCGACCGGCGCGGCGATCCTCAAGGAACTGTGCACCGAGTTTGGGCCGATTCCCTCCATGATCGTCGACTCGATCGGTTACGGGGCCGGCACGATGGATTTGCCCGACCAGGCCAACATGCTCCGCGTCCTGCTCGGTCATCGCCACGCCAACGAATCCGCCGGCGGGCACGCCCACACCCACCACGACCAGGTCGTGGTGCTGGAGACGAATCTGGATGACGCGACCGGCGAGCAGATCGCCGACTGTGCCAACCGGTTGATGGACGCCGGGGCGCTCGATGTCACGCAAACGCCCTGCACGATGAAAAAAGGCAGAAGCGGCGTGGTGCTGTCGGTGATGACGCGTCCGGACAACATCGCCAGACTGGAAGAGCTGATCTTTCAACACACCCCCTCGATCGGAATCCGACGCTACGTCGCCGACCGTGACACGTTGCCGCGGCAGTCGATCACGATCAACACCGCGTTGGGGCCGGTCCAGGCGAAATCGGTCACGTTGCCGGGCGGGAAAAAACGCGTCAAAGTCGAAGATGACGATGCGCGGCGCCTGGCGGATCAGCATTCGTTGTCGACGATGGAGGTCCGTCAACTCGCCGAAGCCGGTTTGTAG
- a CDS encoding flagellin N-terminal helical domain-containing protein: MSLTITNNVGALNARNNLNKSSNALNKSIERLSTGFKVNRGADGPAALVISEKQRAQIAGLRTAIDNTEKAVAVVQTAEGALNEINSILIKVRSLALDSANSGVNDADAFAANQAEIDNALETINRISANTQFGEKSLLDGTAGVTGTTDDTDVTFLKGGSNTSDGTYTVEVTTQGERANITAGTSQTGNLAADEVLSVNGVSITLNSGLSRAGVVARINEFTDQTGVVAEDVSGGTRLRSIEFGSDAEIEVVSDTAAATTSSGFGTTLDSDQGVNIAGEIDGVAASGKGDTLTSVSGSSKGTVVRIGDLATDAVLTEDGAQGNVSIQNNALVFQIGANQNQTAQISIQSVNADAMGVAVTGSKFNSLNEIDVTSFDNAQDALKVIDASIDELSNMRGELGAFQSNTLESIANNMRSTLENTVNAESVIRDTDFAEEISKFTNNQILVQAGTSVLSSANQTSQSVLSLLQ; encoded by the coding sequence ATGAGCTTAACAATAACCAACAACGTCGGCGCTCTGAATGCCCGCAACAATTTGAACAAATCTTCGAACGCGTTGAACAAGTCGATCGAACGACTGTCGACGGGTTTCAAAGTCAATCGAGGTGCAGACGGTCCTGCGGCTCTGGTGATTTCGGAGAAACAACGTGCTCAAATCGCCGGTCTTCGAACCGCCATCGACAACACCGAAAAGGCTGTGGCCGTCGTCCAAACCGCCGAAGGCGCGTTGAACGAAATCAACAGCATTTTGATCAAAGTTCGCTCGCTGGCTCTGGATTCGGCTAACTCGGGCGTCAACGATGCCGACGCGTTCGCCGCAAACCAAGCGGAAATCGACAACGCGTTGGAAACGATCAATCGAATCTCTGCCAACACCCAATTCGGCGAGAAATCGCTGCTCGACGGAACGGCGGGCGTGACCGGCACGACCGACGACACCGACGTCACGTTCCTCAAGGGCGGCAGCAACACCAGCGATGGAACGTACACCGTCGAGGTGACCACCCAAGGTGAACGAGCCAACATCACCGCCGGTACTTCGCAAACCGGCAACTTGGCCGCCGACGAAGTTCTTTCGGTCAACGGCGTCAGCATCACGTTGAACTCGGGATTGAGCCGTGCCGGCGTGGTCGCCCGAATCAACGAATTCACCGACCAAACCGGTGTCGTCGCCGAAGACGTCTCCGGCGGAACACGGTTGCGATCGATCGAATTCGGCTCCGATGCCGAGATCGAAGTCGTTTCCGATACCGCTGCCGCTACAACGTCCTCGGGCTTCGGCACAACGCTCGATTCCGACCAAGGTGTCAATATCGCTGGTGAAATCGATGGCGTTGCCGCATCCGGCAAAGGGGACACGCTGACCAGTGTCTCCGGTTCATCCAAAGGCACGGTCGTCCGTATCGGCGACCTGGCAACCGATGCGGTGCTGACCGAAGACGGTGCCCAAGGCAACGTCTCGATCCAGAACAACGCCTTGGTGTTCCAAATCGGTGCCAACCAGAACCAAACGGCCCAAATCTCGATCCAATCGGTCAACGCCGACGCCATGGGCGTTGCCGTGACCGGATCGAAGTTCAACAGTTTGAACGAAATCGACGTCACCTCCTTCGACAACGCTCAAGACGCGTTGAAGGTGATCGACGCGTCGATCGACGAACTGTCCAACATGCGAGGCGAACTCGGTGCGTTCCAATCGAACACGCTCGAATCGATCGCCAACAACATGCGGTCGACGCTGGAAAACACCGTGAACGCCGAATCGGTCATTCGCGACACGGACTTTGCCGAAGAAATCTCCAAATTCACCAACAACCAGATTTTGGTGCAAGCGGGGACGTCGGTTCTTTCCAGTGCCAACCAAACGTCGCAATCGGTTCTGTCGCTGCTTCAGTAA
- a CDS encoding flagellar export chaperone FliS: MNLLKTYQRTSIKRGWTRVDLLLMLYDRAIGELESCEIAADSGDQTLYCKHELALRKTIMTIHAGLKPDEDEVAFNIARLLHFVMVQFDDKDYASGKKVLGQIRDGFAQIADQANEMERQGTIPALPETDTFESIA, from the coding sequence ATGAATCTACTCAAGACCTACCAACGAACGAGCATCAAACGCGGCTGGACACGGGTCGACTTGCTGCTGATGCTCTACGATCGGGCAATCGGCGAACTCGAATCCTGCGAGATTGCCGCCGACTCGGGCGATCAAACGCTGTACTGCAAGCACGAGTTGGCACTGCGTAAAACGATCATGACGATTCACGCCGGGCTTAAGCCCGACGAAGACGAAGTCGCCTTCAACATCGCGCGTCTGCTGCATTTCGTGATGGTCCAGTTTGACGACAAAGACTACGCGAGCGGCAAGAAGGTCCTCGGTCAGATTCGAGACGGCTTCGCCCAAATCGCCGACCAAGCCAACGAGATGGAGCGTCAAGGTACGATCCCCGCACTCCCCGAAACCGACACCTTCGAATCCATCGCCTAA
- the ykgO gene encoding type B 50S ribosomal protein L36, whose amino-acid sequence MKVVSSIGALKYRHPDCQVVKRRGRVYVICKSNPKFKVRQGGAKVKKTRR is encoded by the coding sequence ATGAAAGTTGTCAGCAGCATTGGCGCACTGAAGTATCGCCACCCCGATTGCCAAGTCGTCAAACGTCGTGGTCGGGTCTACGTGATTTGCAAGAGCAATCCGAAATTCAAAGTCCGTCAGGGCGGCGCAAAGGTCAAAAAGACCCGTCGCTAG
- a CDS encoding tetratricopeptide repeat protein — protein sequence MFRAEVLWISVFLAIGAVGGLVYNWPSEPDVDVESPVALEPAPAVEGGGDVAAEPLGSEEIGATGDAEAVVREDPQGVLADPGTVSGIWNDAGPTSQRSQPIDFGVLELGDRLLLGGNSIGAVKHYSKLWQQANLPVDCAVLIRLGLASELAGLHEQAEKHYHSAIRVAKKGSAQQLVSLLGLARLWEREGQLGEAIALLGELFLVYSHEGHPEIIRQSIIHQLADCLQRRLLASEVVVEALRKEPMEYHWCPVMVEPILELADFESPADPPANPASGLKLLQDYDGGVSLMLVQAHLEGISVLELISELQRLAGLQVEVTEQAKSALVGRLADVDSPVMPVSMLLDHTLEPLSLAWSQSEGVLTIMARDELTSKDLASFDLARTQRTLLQVQLEFKSSVERTAAAIMNDGNNARLSGGWDVAVEKYRSARDLDPADELSAQLYFNEASLSLVRGEKLNALHSSYMALDQTLSAKLQAQVYAMIADLELEFGQLEKSITAASRGLRRAAEPAVFARTAMTLAKAYLLTGDPYSANAVLFDASADLAGESLGRLASVFSSFARFQHVGPTLGLQDEGQRVVLALAALQPDDVASFADALIVSKAYSAVGLRSKAIDRLSEALDIAPAGYWNERIRLQLAEMYYASQALDKANETIESFGTVSAGLLPKVLYLHASVQLDLGNLEQSETICRRLLGMNLDQGIQSSALEKLGETLQRSGDHYAAALCFAGLLPKSEGTAPETDGEAAVSP from the coding sequence GTGTTTCGAGCGGAAGTCTTGTGGATTTCAGTGTTTCTGGCGATCGGTGCGGTCGGCGGACTGGTCTACAATTGGCCGTCGGAGCCCGACGTGGACGTCGAGTCGCCGGTCGCCCTGGAGCCGGCCCCGGCCGTCGAGGGTGGCGGCGACGTCGCCGCCGAGCCGCTGGGCAGCGAAGAAATCGGGGCAACGGGAGATGCGGAAGCCGTCGTGAGGGAGGACCCTCAGGGTGTGCTGGCCGATCCCGGAACCGTCTCGGGGATCTGGAATGATGCCGGTCCGACGTCGCAGCGCAGTCAGCCGATCGACTTCGGCGTTCTCGAGCTGGGCGACCGACTGTTGCTCGGCGGGAATTCGATCGGTGCCGTCAAGCACTACAGCAAACTGTGGCAGCAAGCCAATCTGCCGGTCGACTGCGCCGTGCTGATTCGATTGGGTTTGGCGTCCGAGTTGGCGGGTTTGCATGAGCAAGCCGAGAAGCATTACCACAGTGCCATCCGGGTCGCGAAGAAAGGCTCTGCCCAACAGTTGGTCAGTCTGTTGGGGTTGGCTCGGCTGTGGGAGCGCGAAGGTCAGTTGGGCGAAGCGATCGCGCTGTTGGGTGAGTTGTTTTTGGTCTATTCCCACGAAGGCCATCCGGAGATCATTCGTCAGTCGATTATTCATCAATTGGCCGACTGTCTGCAAAGACGACTGCTTGCCAGCGAAGTGGTGGTCGAGGCCCTGAGGAAAGAGCCGATGGAGTACCACTGGTGCCCGGTGATGGTGGAGCCGATCCTTGAGCTGGCCGATTTCGAGTCGCCTGCCGATCCGCCGGCCAATCCTGCGTCAGGTTTGAAATTGCTTCAGGACTACGACGGCGGCGTGTCGCTGATGCTTGTTCAAGCTCACCTGGAAGGCATCTCGGTGTTGGAGCTGATTTCCGAGCTGCAGCGTCTGGCCGGGTTGCAGGTGGAAGTGACCGAGCAGGCCAAGTCGGCGTTGGTGGGCCGTCTGGCGGATGTTGATTCGCCCGTGATGCCGGTCTCGATGTTATTGGATCACACGCTGGAGCCGTTGTCGTTGGCTTGGAGTCAGTCCGAGGGCGTGTTGACGATCATGGCGCGTGATGAGTTGACATCGAAAGACTTGGCCTCGTTTGATTTGGCTCGCACGCAACGGACATTGTTGCAGGTTCAGTTGGAGTTTAAGAGCAGTGTCGAGCGTACGGCCGCGGCGATCATGAACGATGGCAACAACGCTCGGCTGTCGGGTGGTTGGGACGTCGCGGTGGAGAAATATCGATCGGCCCGGGATCTCGACCCGGCCGATGAGTTGAGCGCCCAGTTGTATTTCAATGAGGCATCGCTTTCCCTTGTCCGCGGCGAAAAACTCAATGCGTTGCATTCCAGCTACATGGCGCTCGATCAGACGTTGTCGGCAAAGCTTCAGGCGCAGGTTTACGCGATGATCGCGGACTTGGAGTTGGAGTTTGGTCAGTTGGAGAAGTCGATCACGGCGGCCTCGCGAGGGTTGCGTCGGGCCGCTGAGCCGGCGGTGTTTGCGCGTACCGCGATGACTCTTGCGAAGGCCTACTTGTTGACGGGGGATCCGTATTCCGCGAACGCCGTTCTGTTTGATGCGTCGGCGGATTTGGCCGGAGAGTCATTGGGTCGTTTGGCCAGTGTGTTTTCGTCGTTCGCCAGGTTTCAACATGTCGGGCCGACGCTGGGGTTGCAGGATGAAGGGCAGCGAGTGGTGTTGGCGTTGGCGGCGCTCCAGCCGGATGACGTCGCTTCGTTTGCCGACGCGTTGATCGTTTCCAAAGCCTACTCGGCGGTCGGGTTGCGATCCAAAGCGATCGATCGTTTGAGCGAAGCATTGGACATTGCGCCGGCCGGCTATTGGAACGAGCGGATTCGGCTGCAGTTGGCGGAGATGTATTACGCTTCGCAGGCGTTGGACAAGGCGAACGAAACGATTGAATCGTTCGGGACGGTTTCGGCGGGGCTCTTGCCCAAGGTGTTGTACCTGCACGCGTCGGTTCAGTTGGACCTGGGGAATCTGGAACAAAGTGAAACCATCTGTCGGCGTCTCTTGGGGATGAATCTCGATCAAGGCATTCAATCGAGCGCGCTGGAGAAGCTCGGTGAAACGCTGCAACGATCGGGCGACCACTACGCGGCGGCCTTGTGCTTTGCGGGGCTGCTGCCCAAGTCGGAGGGGACGGCGCCCGAGACAGACGGTGAAGCGGCGGTGTCGCCATGA
- the fliD gene encoding flagellar filament capping protein FliD, with amino-acid sequence MFNIDGIVSGFDTTSIIESLLGFQQSQIDTFNSRKAEVTTKQTTFKGIEAQLVTLQSSLGRLNRATNSVFDARTASSTNEEVVTATAGSGAIASSYQISVEQLATAHQVASQGLSSTTEQIATGDITFKVGDRAEQTISINESNNTLQGFVNTVNEQVDDLNASVIFDQAAGSHRILLSSKHTGADNTISVTSAQDPLTGVLPDFSGPAVQPPLNAIVKLGSGVGAISAEYDSNTIDGLIENVTLELNKADPGSVINIEIDTDTESAKEAVQGFVDNFNAIVEFIDSQSQYNPDTEVANPLLGDRSASTIKNKLLTIVSESVPGSGLARLSEIGIDLNLQGKLAIDSAKLDQALNGELDDVDAGDIRNLFGLNGSSTSAGIRFLGGTGRTEPSETPYEVDITQAAERALVTATNAAAASIVVDGSNNSFEITVDSVVSETLTLSEGTYTTEELAAHLQSVVNNSSTLGVHHVEVSVGSDNRLSITTEAYGSAANVSSLSGTAASILGFDGSENDAGQDVAGRFLVNGVEEIAKGTGRILAGDQDNENTADLRVEVTLGAAQVVAGSEAELTVTQGITGRLNDYISSVLDADTGLLKTVNETFESRIASIDQSIEKVEELTESKREYLIAEFTALESILNELQTTGNFISTQLTSLGNFSGNNSK; translated from the coding sequence ATGTTCAATATTGACGGGATCGTTTCTGGATTCGACACCACAAGCATTATCGAAAGTCTGCTCGGGTTCCAGCAATCTCAGATCGATACGTTTAATTCGCGTAAAGCGGAAGTCACCACCAAACAGACGACGTTCAAAGGCATCGAGGCCCAACTCGTCACGTTGCAGTCGTCTTTGGGGCGACTCAACCGCGCGACCAACTCGGTGTTCGATGCGCGGACCGCATCCAGCACCAATGAAGAGGTGGTCACCGCGACCGCAGGCAGCGGTGCCATCGCGTCCAGCTACCAAATCAGCGTCGAGCAACTCGCAACCGCCCACCAAGTCGCCTCGCAAGGGCTGTCTTCGACGACCGAACAAATCGCCACCGGTGACATCACATTCAAGGTCGGTGACCGCGCCGAACAGACGATCAGCATCAACGAAAGTAACAACACGTTGCAAGGGTTCGTCAACACCGTCAATGAACAGGTCGACGATCTAAACGCCAGCGTCATTTTTGACCAGGCGGCCGGTTCGCATCGTATCCTGCTGTCTTCCAAACACACCGGAGCGGATAACACCATCTCGGTCACCAGTGCCCAAGATCCGCTCACCGGCGTGCTTCCGGATTTCTCCGGGCCCGCCGTCCAACCCCCCCTCAACGCGATCGTCAAACTCGGCTCGGGCGTCGGCGCGATCTCGGCGGAATACGATTCAAATACCATCGATGGCCTGATCGAAAACGTCACGCTCGAACTCAACAAAGCGGACCCGGGCAGCGTCATCAACATCGAAATCGATACGGATACAGAATCCGCCAAAGAGGCGGTCCAAGGATTCGTGGACAATTTCAATGCCATCGTCGAATTCATCGATTCACAATCGCAATACAATCCCGACACCGAAGTCGCAAACCCGCTGCTGGGCGATCGCTCGGCCAGCACGATCAAGAATAAACTGCTGACGATCGTTTCCGAATCCGTCCCCGGTTCCGGGCTGGCACGACTGAGTGAAATCGGTATCGATCTGAATCTGCAGGGCAAGCTGGCCATCGATTCGGCGAAACTGGACCAGGCGCTCAATGGTGAACTCGATGACGTCGATGCCGGCGACATCCGCAACCTGTTCGGGCTGAACGGTTCCTCGACCAGCGCAGGCATCCGATTCCTCGGTGGAACAGGACGGACCGAACCCTCCGAAACGCCCTACGAAGTCGATATCACCCAAGCCGCCGAGCGGGCGTTGGTCACCGCGACCAATGCCGCCGCGGCAAGCATCGTCGTCGACGGATCCAACAACAGCTTCGAAATCACCGTCGACAGTGTCGTCAGTGAAACCCTGACGCTCAGCGAAGGAACCTACACCACCGAGGAACTGGCGGCACATCTGCAATCGGTCGTCAACAACTCGTCCACCCTGGGTGTGCACCACGTCGAAGTCAGCGTCGGCAGTGACAACCGATTGAGCATCACGACCGAAGCCTACGGGTCGGCCGCCAATGTCTCCAGTCTCAGCGGTACCGCCGCATCCATTCTCGGATTCGATGGCAGCGAAAACGACGCCGGCCAGGATGTGGCCGGACGATTCCTCGTCAACGGTGTTGAAGAAATTGCCAAAGGAACCGGCCGCATCCTGGCCGGTGATCAGGACAACGAAAACACCGCCGATCTGCGCGTCGAAGTCACCCTCGGTGCCGCCCAAGTGGTGGCCGGCAGCGAGGCTGAACTGACCGTGACTCAAGGCATCACCGGACGACTAAACGATTACATCAGCAGCGTCCTGGATGCCGATACCGGACTTCTGAAAACCGTCAACGAAACCTTCGAGTCGCGGATCGCGTCGATCGACCAATCGATCGAAAAAGTCGAAGAATTGACCGAATCGAAACGCGAGTACCTAATCGCGGAATTCACCGCTCTGGAAAGTATCCTCAACGAACTCCAGACCACCGGAAACTTTATTTCGACTCAGTTGACGTCGCTGGGCAATTTCAGCGGCAATAACAGCAAGTAG
- a CDS encoding efflux RND transporter permease subunit — MKRLITWAITNAPGMNVLMVALMTIGALSLVQMRREVFPEFELEVVMVTVPYPGATPKDCEEAICQKVEEAIRSINGIKKVTSIAREGGAYVLAELRSDVQNVQKVMSEIDREVDRIPSFPVLAEDPQIQQITFRDAAIRIGIIGPQDRSQEAELKLREIAEGIRDDVLMLPTVSSSSIMGTRPYQIDVEIPESTLRSHDLTLTQVADILRAHNVELPGGQLKTEGQEILLRAMNKGRVGEEI, encoded by the coding sequence ATGAAGCGACTGATCACGTGGGCGATCACCAACGCGCCCGGTATGAATGTCTTGATGGTGGCGCTGATGACGATCGGTGCGCTCTCGTTGGTTCAAATGCGCCGGGAGGTGTTTCCGGAATTTGAACTCGAGGTCGTCATGGTGACGGTGCCTTATCCGGGGGCGACGCCGAAGGACTGTGAAGAAGCGATCTGCCAAAAGGTGGAGGAGGCGATTCGCTCGATCAACGGGATCAAAAAAGTCACCTCGATCGCCCGAGAAGGCGGTGCGTACGTGCTCGCCGAACTGCGATCGGATGTGCAGAACGTCCAAAAGGTGATGTCGGAAATCGATCGTGAAGTCGATCGGATCCCGAGCTTTCCGGTGTTGGCCGAAGACCCACAAATCCAGCAGATCACGTTTCGTGACGCCGCGATCCGCATCGGGATCATCGGCCCCCAAGACCGCTCGCAGGAAGCGGAACTGAAGCTGCGGGAAATCGCCGAAGGTATCCGCGACGACGTGCTGATGCTGCCCACCGTCTCGTCGTCTTCCATCATGGGCACGCGGCCGTACCAGATCGACGTGGAAATTCCCGAGTCGACGCTCCGCAGTCATGACCTGACGCTGACGCAGGTCGCCGACATTCTGCGCGCCCACAACGTGGAACTTCCCGGCGGGCAACTGAAAACCGAAGGCCAGGAGATCTTGCTGCGGGCAATGAACAAGGGCCGTGTCGGTGAGGAGATC